GTCGAGGTGTAGCACCTTTAATCTTACCAATAATAAGAGAGGTTTTTTTGAATAGAAGAATGGATCTTGTGAAACTGGTTGTTAGCGCGAGCCGCAATCAGTAATGTTTTTTAGGATGTGGTTCACATGATGTGAATTACGCGTCCTGTTTTTGATAGCGATTTGTTTCGCTCATTACTGACACTGTCCTTGTTTGGACAGTTTTGTCGTTCTCGTCTGGCAACCACTATTTTGCGTATAATATCGGGATAATATAGCAACCATGTTGCGCGTATTGTCTATTCATATTTGTAAGTCGTCGTACCGGCTATACAATGTTATTGCACACAGGAGTGGACCAATGCTGATTAGAAACGAACATAAAAACGACGTTGATCGTATTTCCGAGATACAATTTGCCGCATTCGACGGGCATCCTATTCATGCCGGAGCTGCGCCCACAGAGCATCTTATAGTTGAGCGGTTACGTGCCGCAGACGCGTTAACGCTTTCGCTTCTGGCGGAAGAAAACGGAGAAGTTCTTGGGCATATTGCCATATCGCTCGCAATCGTAGGTGAATGCAATCAGGGCTGGTATCTTCTTGGTCCTGTTGGGATTGTACCCAATAAACAGCGCCAAGGAATAGGGTCTGCATTGATCCGTGAAGTTTTAATGCAGCTACAGGGAAGCCGTGCAGAAGGTATTGTTCTGGTAGGTGATCCAGAATACTACAACCGTTTTGGTTTCAAGAGCTTTTCAGGGCTTTCATACTCAGGAGTCCCCGAACAGTTTATTCTGGGTTTTTCTTTTTCAAACAAAGATCCGGAAGGCGAAATCATAGCGCATGAGGCTTTTCGTACTCCCAAATTAGAGGTGAAAAGTCCCCCGAAGGAGAGTGAAACTCCACGTCGTTCACGTCATTACCTTTCCGTATCTCACCGTAAATAGCGCATTTGCCACGGGGCTAGGTATTTACCAACTCTTGTAGCAAGCACGTGTTGTTTCAATAAAGAAATACGAGTTGTGAGAAGCAATTTGTGTTCTCACCAAAGTCTAAAAATGCTGTGTAATCTGCATTTGCAGAGCTTGCCCATTGTTGATTGCAGTTACCGTGATTGCAGTTGTCAGGAAGTGTAGGCACACAGTGCATCGAAACATCAAAATAGTGTTTCAACATAAAATAAAAAGGCTGTCCTTCATTTGGAAGGACAGCCTTTTTTTGTAATTATCGGCAAGGAAACGTTGTTTTGAAACAAGAATTGTAGAGCTACTACGAGTTTTTTAACGCAGTCTGGCTGTTTCCGTTACTTGAAGACGTAATGGAGCGAGGTACTGCGGTAAAGAGGACAAAACAATGTGTCTCGTATTGCTTATTGAATTAAGCTGACCTCAAAACTTCTCAGCTGTTTCAAATTTCCTCTGGCTTGGATCTTCTGCATTTCTACCAACTGTAGAAGGCGGTAGTTTAGCCATGTGTCTGAAAGTAATTGATCGGTAATGCCAAGAGTTTCACCAACAATTCGGGCGGCATTTACGAATTCGTTTTTGCAGTTATGAAGGAGCAGAGCGTCGTAATATCTTTCATCAACGGTCACAACTGCTTCATTTTTCCAAATACGCAATGTGCCGTTTTGCTGAACAGTTTGATTCCAGTTTCTAATAAGCTCATGTTTTCTTTCGGGTGAAATCTTTGTTTCAGTTCCAATGAATGAGCCTAATTTTTCTGGAGTATACTCGCCTGTTCCTCTGGCTAATGAAATTTTATTATCTAAAGCAACTTCATAGAGTTCTTCAAAATCCTGAAGTTGCTTCACGACCATTTGAAGCATGAGTTGTTCTGGCGCATTTTCACAATGCCAAAGAATAACTTTGCAATCTGTAAAATTTTCAGGAGAAGGCCACGATTTTATTGCCAGCTCAACGTATTTTGCAAATTCTTCATCATCTGGATCAATGCTGTTAATCAGCTTTTTTCCGAATTCGATTCTGTCTTCTATAGTCTGCAAAGGGCCATTTGAAAGATCGTCATTGATTGAGATTACGTCTTGATTCAAGCGATACTCGTTTATGATGTATCGCAGGCTCCCCGCAGCTGACGGGCCAAAAATTATATGCTTTGTTTGCTTCATCATAATTCACCATAAGTAAGTTACAGCAGGAAACAATGTATAACATTGGGAACAGACCTTTCTTCATGAGGTCTCATAATTTCATATGATCCATATTGCACTCGTCTAACCTTCCTTTTTACGAAAGATTCAGTTGGCAAGAGAAGCACTGTGAAGCCGCTAGAGCTTTTTAATCCCTTTTCGTTACGCTTTGGTCAACTGCCAGCAACGGTAGCAGCCGAGGGCGGAGCGGATAAGCGTCATGGCGCCGGTTGCGAGCCAAATCCACATAACTGGCTGTGGTGGCTGAAACATTGTGATGAGCATAATGAATCCGATACCGATGATGCAGGAGATGCACATGGCGTTTCGGGTAAATGCAAAATCACCGATACCCCATAGAATACCGTCTGTTGCGTAGGATAGCGAGTTTGTTGGCTGAAAAAGAGCTACAATCGTCCATGCGGAATAGAACACAGCATATGATGCTGGCGGGATAAGCAATTCTGCAAAAAGGTCGGCTCCTGCGATCATAAGACCGCCGATTATGATGCCGGTTATGAAGCTGTATCCGAATGTTTGACGGATAACTTGCTTGATCATGAGGGTGTCGTTTTTGCCTTTGAAAAATCCTGTGAGACTTTGTCCTGTGATGGCGAATGTATCGAGCAGCATGGTGCTGAACATAACAAATTGGCGAATACCTTGATGCGCTGCACCTTCGATTGCGCCAGCTTGTGTGGCGGTGCGTGTGCAGTAGAGCAGGAAGGCAATGACAAGCCCTGTACGGACAGTCATGTCCCAGCCGATGGAGAGTAGACGTCTGCAACGTGGAGCATCAAATATTGGTTTGATGCCGAGCTTTTTGTGTAATGCGTAGAGCGTGATTGCCATGCCGACATACTGACTGAAGGTTGTAGCCAGTGCTGCGCCTGTGACGCCAAGCTCTGGAAACGGGCCGATACCGAAAATGAGTACCCAGTCGAGCACTACGTTGAGTGCGTTCACAACGGTGGTGACGATGAGCGGCGTACGCATGTCTTGTAATCCACGAAAAATACCGAAGGAAGCCATGGTAAAGAGCACGGCGGGGCCACCTGCGAGTCTGCATGTCATGTAGTCGATGGATAGATTTTGCATGACGCCTTCAGCGCCCATGAATTTTGAAATTTGTGGCAGGAAGAATATGGGTAACAGGGCTGCTATAAAACCGATGGCGAGCGAAAGAATGAGTGCTGTGCTGGCGGTGGTTGCAGTTTCTTTTTTGTTTTGTGCTCCGACACAGTGCGCGATTTCTGTCTGTGTTCCGATACCGAGGAAGTTGAAAATCCAGAACGCGGAAGAAAGCACCATGGTGCCGATACCGAGAGCTGCTAACGGCTCTGTACCAAGCTTGGCAACGAATGCGGTGTCTACCAGACCGGTAAGCGGCTCCGCGATGAGGGATAAGAGCACTGGAACAGACATGCTTGCAAAGGTTTTTGCAGGCGATTTTCTGTATGCATGTTCGTTCAAGGACTCTGTAGAGGTACTCATTAATCGTTACTCCAAAAAAAATTGATCAACACAGAAAGATAATTCCTTGCGGCTTCCAACGACGTAATTAACGGATGGCTCTCGCATAATAAAAGTTTTAGGAGAGTCCAGAGAAGCCCTTTTCCAAAAGGGTTCTCTGGCCGCCGGAGGCTCGTCGAAGACCCGCCAGAGGCAAAGATCTCGTCGAAGACCTACCAGAGGCACAAGTATTATCGAAGATCCACCAGAGGCAAAAAAGCCATCAGAGACACAGGCTCGCTAACCACATAGCCGCCTCACGGATACCCGCAACCAGAGGCAAAAAAAATCTGCACCCAATAACTTGGATGCAGATTTGTTGATAGCTGTCGTAGCGATGCTACTCTTCGTCAACAAACGGGTTGAAGTACCCGAAGTTAATCCAAGGACATGCCTTTTTGAGTCTTTTTCTAAAGAAGGTAAAGCCCATACTTGCACCAAAGTCGATACCGTCCAGTAACTCCAAGTACATTTCCGGATCAATATTAAGGTTACGAAGCTGAACGAAATCGAGCTTTGTATCCGTAATAAGGTTCACTAACGCTTCAAATTCCGGTTCGGAATCTGTTACGCCAGGGAAGTAGAGCAAGTTGAGTGAAACCCACTTGTTGCGTGCTTTTGCTTCCAAGATGGACTGTTTTACATCCGCAAAACAGTAGCCGTTTGGACGATAGTAGCGGGTGTAGACTTCTTCTCGGGCAGAGTTAAGGCTTACACGGATGGATGACAAGCCTGCGTCTGCAAGTTCTGCCACTTTGTCCGGTAAGGAAGCGTTTGTGTTCATGTTGATGGTACCGCGTCCGCCTTCTGCACGGAACATGGTAATCGCTTCGGTGATCATTTTTGCTTCAGTCAGCGGTTCGCCTTCGCAGCCCTGACCGAATGAGAAAATTGGTTTTTCTTTTTCGTTCGTTGCATGGTGACGCATTACGCCGCAAACTTCTTCCGCTGTCGGGGTAAAGTCCAGACGATCCTGCGGGGAGGCACAAATTTGGGAAGTGTTTTCCTGAAAAGAAATACAGCCGATACAGCGGGCGTTGCAGGTACGGGACGTAGGCAGTGGTGCCTCGTAACGACCGATTGCAAGGTTTTTTGCTGCCGGACAGGAGTACTTGAGCACACATTTGTTCATAATGTGCTGCATGAGACGGTTTTCTTTGTATTTCTCTAAAATTACGTTGGCAAAACGGTTAATTTTTTTACCGGAGAAGCCTTTGAAAACCTGACGTACGTCCTGATCTACTCTTTTTGCTGCTACATAAAATTTGCCGTTGGCAAAGCCTACAGCGCCGTATGCAAACAGCGGCAGGGTAGGTGCGTCATCATCGCTTTTGTAGGCGGCGTGGGCAGTAAGAGTATGTGCAGGCGCAACAAATGCTGCCACTGCAAATTCTTCCATCTGCTCAACTTCGCCGTCTTCTCCGTCCAGACCAAGTGCACGGCGACCCGGCAGCATGAAAATGTCACTGCCTTCAGGAAGCGGCATGAGCTCATCCGGACGCGGCTGAGCGAGGTCGTTACCACGGCGGCACAGCATAAGCAGTTCTGGATGATCGTAAATGTTACCGTCTTTGTCTGCCACAAGAAGCTTTGGGCGAATATTTGAAGAAGCCATTATCTCTCTCTATAAAATAACAGGCGTAGCCGCCTGTGTAGTGAATTTGTTTGAGTTGGTTGTGTCATACATAAAAGTGTACATGCTGGCAAAAAGTACTTTTCTGGTCGGGTTCCATTTTTCGCAGAGAAAATAAAAAATATATATGGCCTTAAGATAGTTGAAAAAGATCCGATAGGTGTTTCAGGTAGATTTTGTCTGTTACAAATGATGCACATAAAAACATTAATATCTATTGATGGTTACAGTTCTTTTTTTACCGGAAAACCCCTGAAGGTCATTGCCGGAGAACATAAGCCAACATATAAATCGGTTCGCTGCATCTTCGTACACATTTGCGGAAGTTCATGGCTCTATTCGAGTCGTGTTGCGTTAAGCATATAAGATTTGTTTTTTTGAATGGAGCCACTTGGTATGGAATCTATGTTTTTTATTGTTCTCGCGTGCGGTGTCACCCTGATTCTTATTCTTTTGTCATTGCTGAAGAAGTAT
The Halodesulfovibrio sp. MK-HDV genome window above contains:
- a CDS encoding DUF1835 domain-containing protein, which gives rise to MMKQTKHIIFGPSAAGSLRYIINEYRLNQDVISINDDLSNGPLQTIEDRIEFGKKLINSIDPDDEEFAKYVELAIKSWPSPENFTDCKVILWHCENAPEQLMLQMVVKQLQDFEELYEVALDNKISLARGTGEYTPEKLGSFIGTETKISPERKHELIRNWNQTVQQNGTLRIWKNEAVVTVDERYYDALLLHNCKNEFVNAARIVGETLGITDQLLSDTWLNYRLLQLVEMQKIQARGNLKQLRSFEVSLIQ
- a CDS encoding radical SAM protein gives rise to the protein MASSNIRPKLLVADKDGNIYDHPELLMLCRRGNDLAQPRPDELMPLPEGSDIFMLPGRRALGLDGEDGEVEQMEEFAVAAFVAPAHTLTAHAAYKSDDDAPTLPLFAYGAVGFANGKFYVAAKRVDQDVRQVFKGFSGKKINRFANVILEKYKENRLMQHIMNKCVLKYSCPAAKNLAIGRYEAPLPTSRTCNARCIGCISFQENTSQICASPQDRLDFTPTAEEVCGVMRHHATNEKEKPIFSFGQGCEGEPLTEAKMITEAITMFRAEGGRGTINMNTNASLPDKVAELADAGLSSIRVSLNSAREEVYTRYYRPNGYCFADVKQSILEAKARNKWVSLNLLYFPGVTDSEPEFEALVNLITDTKLDFVQLRNLNIDPEMYLELLDGIDFGASMGFTFFRKRLKKACPWINFGYFNPFVDEE
- a CDS encoding MATE family efflux transporter, translating into MSTSTESLNEHAYRKSPAKTFASMSVPVLLSLIAEPLTGLVDTAFVAKLGTEPLAALGIGTMVLSSAFWIFNFLGIGTQTEIAHCVGAQNKKETATTASTALILSLAIGFIAALLPIFFLPQISKFMGAEGVMQNLSIDYMTCRLAGGPAVLFTMASFGIFRGLQDMRTPLIVTTVVNALNVVLDWVLIFGIGPFPELGVTGAALATTFSQYVGMAITLYALHKKLGIKPIFDAPRCRRLLSIGWDMTVRTGLVIAFLLYCTRTATQAGAIEGAAHQGIRQFVMFSTMLLDTFAITGQSLTGFFKGKNDTLMIKQVIRQTFGYSFITGIIIGGLMIAGADLFAELLIPPASYAVFYSAWTIVALFQPTNSLSYATDGILWGIGDFAFTRNAMCISCIIGIGFIMLITMFQPPQPVMWIWLATGAMTLIRSALGCYRCWQLTKA
- a CDS encoding GNAT family N-acetyltransferase, which gives rise to MLIRNEHKNDVDRISEIQFAAFDGHPIHAGAAPTEHLIVERLRAADALTLSLLAEENGEVLGHIAISLAIVGECNQGWYLLGPVGIVPNKQRQGIGSALIREVLMQLQGSRAEGIVLVGDPEYYNRFGFKSFSGLSYSGVPEQFILGFSFSNKDPEGEIIAHEAFRTPKLEVKSPPKESETPRRSRHYLSVSHRK